The following proteins are encoded in a genomic region of Triticum dicoccoides isolate Atlit2015 ecotype Zavitan chromosome 1B, WEW_v2.0, whole genome shotgun sequence:
- the LOC119328423 gene encoding uncharacterized protein LOC119328423, whose protein sequence is MMLRARRAAVPLLRLADSGAAGERICGGAQPARAVFARGFLDFFKTWSKETAEDAEKKAKAKARLTDEMSRGYFQDISEIRKNAGKIAVASKIIIPEVAAVKFPNLALESPAGRALQLPLVASPPLDGSHGAGGTVPVVPDAALVCLSFRASSQKMAESWSLPFLDAFGATGKVEAYEVSFIDAWLLSSSPVRRAFLKMMRKSDNPQRHAVYAFGDHYDFRKELQIVNLLTGYIYLVDRLGRIRWQGFGAATQEELSSLTACASILLDEK, encoded by the exons ATGATGCTGAGGGCGCGGCGAGCGGCGGTGCCGCTACTCCGCCTCGCCGACTCAGGCGCCGCTGGCGAGAGGATTTGCGGCGGCGCGCAGCCCGCGCGCGCGGTGTTTGCCCGCGGGttcctggatttcttcaag ACGTGGAGCAAGGAGACCGCCGAGGATGCGGAGAAGAAGGCAAAGGCGAAGGCCAGGCT TACTGACGAGATGAGCAGGGGGTACTTCCAGGACATCTCCGAGATCCGTAAGAACGCCGGCAAG attgcggtggcgAGTAAGATCATTATCCCAGAGGTCGCTGCCGTGAAGTTCCCTAATCTTGCTTTGGAGTCCCCTGCTGGTAGAGCATTGCAACTGCCGCTTGTTGCGTCTCCTCCGCTAGACGGCAGTCATGGGGCTGGTGGTACAGTGCCGGTGGTTCCTGATGCGGCACTGGTGTGCCTTTCGTTTCGTGCAAGCTCGCAG AAAATGGCAGAGTCATGGAGTCTACCTTTTCTTGATGCATTTGGTGCTACTGGGAAAGTTGAAGCGTATGAG GTCTCATTTATAGATGCATGGCTGTTATCATCAAGTCCCGTGAGGCGAGCATTCCTGAAGATGATGAGGAAATCGGACAATCCACAAAGACATGCCGTCTATGCCTTTGGAGACCACTATGACTTTAGGAAGGAGCTTCAAATTGTAAACCTTCTTACGGG GTACATATACCTGGTTGATCGCCTGGGTAGGATAAGATGGCAGGGCTTTGGAGCTGCGACGCAGGAAGAGTTGTCATCGCTAACAGCGTGTGCCTCCATCTTGTTAGATGAGAAGTGA
- the LOC119328432 gene encoding uncharacterized protein LOC119328432: MASSSSSSHFEDPSARRPPPPQRKPPVLMLLPLIYAPVLPLIRIGLRHNPVWRDRLFYGVLAGAFVHGTYLISELYDVESK, encoded by the exons atggcgtcctcctcctcctcctcgcatttCGA GGATCCGTCAGCgaggcgcccgccgccgccgcagagGAAGCCACCGGTGCTGATGCTGCTCCCGCTCATCTACGCCCCCGTTCTGCCCCTCA TCAGGATCGGGCTGCGGCATAACCCGGTGTGGAGGGACCGCCTCTTCTACGGCGTCCTCGCCGGCGCATTCGTGCATGGCACCTACCTCAT ATCGGAACTGTACGACGTGGAGAGCAAGTGA